One Megalops cyprinoides isolate fMegCyp1 chromosome 4, fMegCyp1.pri, whole genome shotgun sequence genomic window carries:
- the LOC118775996 gene encoding testis-expressed protein 43-like, with protein sequence MTNTENVTTLACATEGMSCYPRCIAKFPRDSLESTNMAKVSANTAPKKTMHLHVPAFSVKHPMIPKLYVMPWKQDMKNQRLLLKNAALAQIPHGPQEESLCWEGRERMCHGQARTGPLDSTVQSPPQPTLPPPNASHLSRYNSSLVTTRGLYGYGLP encoded by the exons ATGACCAACACAGAAAACGTGACCACTTTAGCATGTGCCACCGAAGGAAtgag CTGTTACCCACGATGCATTGCCAAGTTTCCAAGGGATTCTCTGGAGTCAACAAACATGGCTAAGGTATCAGCGAACACTGCCCCAAAGAA aacgATGCACTTGCATGTCCCAGCCTTCTCTGTCAAACATCCCATGATTCCAAAACTCTATGTCATGCCATGGAAGCAGGACATGAAGAACCAGAGACTGCTACTGAAG AATGCGGCGCTGGCCCAGATTCCCCATGGACCCCAGGAGGAGAGCCTGTGCTGGGAGGGGCGGGAGCGAATGTGTCATGGCCAGGCCAGAACCGGACCCCTGGACTCCACAGTGCAAAGTCCCCCGCagcccaccctccctccccccaatGCCTCACACTTGTCCAGGTACAACAGTTCTCTGGTCACAACCAGGGGCCTGTATGGATATGGCCTGCCCTGA